In a genomic window of Quercus lobata isolate SW786 chromosome 4, ValleyOak3.0 Primary Assembly, whole genome shotgun sequence:
- the LOC115987122 gene encoding transcription factor CPC-like yields the protein MDKRRRKQAKTSSCYSEEVSSIEWEFINMSEQEEDLIYRMYKLVGDRWALIAGRIPGRKAEEIERFWIMRHGEVFASRRRELKRYNS from the exons ATGGATAAGCGTCGCAGAAAGCAAGCCAAGACTAGTAGTTGTTACTCTGAGG AGGTGAGCAGTATAGAATGGGAGTTCATCAACATGTCGGAACAAGAAGAAGATCTCATCTATAGAATGTATAAGCTCGTTGGTGATAG GTGGGCTCTTATAGCTGGCCGGATTCCAGGTCGAAAAGCGGAAGAAATAGAGAGGTTTTGGATAATGAGACATGGAGAAGTGTTTGCGAGTAGAAGAAGAGAGCTGAAGAGATACAATTCTTAA